One stretch of Shewanella sp. Arc9-LZ DNA includes these proteins:
- a CDS encoding isocitrate dehydrogenase: MSKRTITVIPGDGIGPSIIDSALKILDKAGCNFEYEFADAGLTALEKHGELVPQRTLDLIEKNRITLKGPLTTPVGEGFTSINVNLRKKFSLYANVRPVISFKGTQARYENIDIITVRENTEGMYSGLGQKISDDGQTAEATSIITRQGAEQITTFAYELARKENRKKVTIVHKANIMKSTSGLFLKVAREVSLRYPDITTEEMIVDATCMKLVMNPENFDVIVTTNLFGDILSDLCAGLVGGLGMAPGANIGRDAAIFEAVHGSAPDIAGKNLANPTSVILASIQMLEYLGMSDKAEMIRSAVSAVIEEGDRTTRDLGGTHGTTDFTQAVLDRLG; encoded by the coding sequence ATGTCAAAACGTACAATAACCGTGATCCCAGGTGATGGGATTGGCCCAAGCATTATCGATTCAGCATTGAAAATCCTCGACAAAGCAGGATGTAACTTTGAATATGAATTTGCAGATGCAGGGTTAACGGCGTTAGAAAAGCACGGTGAATTAGTACCACAACGTACATTAGACCTTATCGAGAAAAACCGCATTACGCTTAAAGGACCTTTAACCACACCTGTCGGTGAAGGTTTTACCTCTATTAATGTAAACTTACGTAAAAAGTTCAGTCTTTATGCTAACGTGCGCCCGGTGATTTCATTTAAAGGAACCCAAGCGCGTTATGAGAACATTGATATCATTACCGTGCGTGAAAACACTGAAGGCATGTACTCAGGCTTAGGCCAAAAAATCTCTGACGATGGTCAAACAGCCGAAGCGACCAGTATTATTACTCGTCAAGGTGCAGAGCAAATCACCACATTTGCTTACGAACTTGCTCGTAAAGAAAATCGTAAAAAAGTGACTATCGTTCATAAAGCTAACATCATGAAATCAACTTCAGGTTTATTCTTGAAAGTGGCACGTGAAGTGAGCTTGCGTTACCCAGACATCACCACCGAAGAAATGATTGTTGATGCCACTTGTATGAAACTGGTTATGAATCCTGAAAACTTTGATGTTATTGTGACCACTAACCTATTTGGCGACATCTTGTCTGATTTATGTGCCGGTCTTGTGGGCGGTTTAGGCATGGCTCCAGGGGCAAACATTGGTCGCGATGCCGCTATTTTTGAAGCGGTACACGGCAGTGCACCAGATATCGCAGGTAAAAACTTAGCTAACCCAACCTCGGTAATTTTAGCGTCGATTCAAATGCTAGAATACCTAGGTATGTCTGATAAAGCTGAGATGATCCGTAGCGCAGTATCGGCTGTTATTGAAGAAGGCGACCGTACTACCCGCGATTTAGGCGGCACTCACGGCACTACCGACTTCACTCAAGCAGTACTCGATCGTCTAGGATAA
- the ppnN gene encoding nucleotide 5'-monophosphate nucleosidase PpnN: MIVKISPRGSLDQLSQLEVERLKQGAKSDLYQLYRNCSLAVLASGLISDSSEDLFSRYESFSLNILQRERGIQIELINPPLQAFVDGEIIVGIQEHLFAVLRDIIYISNKYENLKHIDLSNASHITNVVFDILRNAQAISPMKDPNVVVCWGGHSINAVEYQYTRDVGYQLGLRRLDICTGCGPGAMEGPMKGAAIAHAKQRVHNARYIGLTEPSIIAAEPPNQIVNELVILPDIEKRLEAFVRLGHGIVIFPGGAGTAEELLYFLGILLNKENCHASFPLVLTGPAESAEYFAVIDEFIGATLGEEAQSKYQIIIGDSAKVAQIMKQGMEQVKIYRKEKCDAYQYQWSLKIEPEFQLPFAPTHEVMANLNLYFQENKAELAANLRKAFSGIVAGNVKGDTIKLIQEFGPFKIEGDAKLMLMMDKLLNAFVKQQRMKLPGSAYVPCYEIIKTNE; this comes from the coding sequence ATGATAGTAAAAATTAGTCCACGTGGTAGTCTAGATCAGCTTTCTCAATTAGAAGTCGAACGTCTGAAACAAGGTGCAAAAAGCGACCTTTACCAATTATATCGAAATTGCTCACTCGCAGTGTTAGCTTCAGGCCTTATCAGCGACAGTTCCGAAGACCTGTTTAGTCGCTATGAATCTTTTAGTCTTAATATTTTACAACGTGAAAGAGGCATCCAAATTGAACTCATCAACCCTCCTCTGCAAGCCTTCGTCGACGGGGAAATCATTGTCGGTATTCAAGAACATTTGTTTGCAGTACTCCGCGATATTATATACATCAGCAATAAGTACGAAAATTTAAAGCATATTGACTTAAGTAATGCCAGCCACATTACCAATGTTGTGTTTGATATTTTACGCAATGCTCAAGCAATCTCGCCAATGAAAGACCCTAATGTGGTGGTTTGTTGGGGAGGACACAGCATCAATGCTGTTGAATACCAATATACCCGCGATGTCGGTTACCAACTTGGGCTACGTAGACTGGATATTTGCACCGGTTGCGGCCCTGGTGCTATGGAAGGCCCAATGAAAGGCGCGGCGATTGCCCACGCAAAGCAACGAGTTCACAACGCCCGTTATATCGGCTTAACCGAACCCAGTATTATTGCTGCTGAGCCCCCAAACCAAATTGTTAATGAATTAGTCATTTTACCCGACATAGAAAAGCGTCTAGAAGCCTTTGTCCGTTTAGGCCATGGTATTGTCATTTTCCCTGGCGGCGCGGGTACGGCTGAAGAACTACTCTACTTTCTTGGTATCTTATTAAATAAAGAAAATTGCCATGCATCCTTTCCACTGGTATTAACCGGACCTGCTGAAAGTGCTGAATACTTTGCCGTTATCGATGAATTTATCGGGGCAACATTAGGCGAAGAAGCACAGAGTAAGTATCAAATCATTATCGGCGACTCTGCCAAAGTGGCGCAAATAATGAAGCAAGGCATGGAGCAAGTAAAAATCTATCGCAAAGAAAAATGTGATGCTTACCAGTATCAATGGTCACTCAAAATTGAACCCGAATTTCAATTACCCTTTGCGCCGACCCATGAAGTTATGGCAAATTTGAATCTCTATTTTCAAGAAAATAAGGCAGAACTTGCCGCTAACTTACGTAAAGCGTTTTCAGGTATTGTCGCCGGTAACGTAAAAGGCGATACCATCAAGTTAATTCAAGAGTTTGGTCCCTTTAAGATTGAAGGTGATGCTAAGCTCATGCTAATGATGGATAAGCTATTAAACGCTTTTGTTAAACAACAACGAATGAAACTGCCAGGCAGCGCTTACGTGCCCTGCTACGAAATAATAAAAACAAATGAATAA
- the xni gene encoding flap endonuclease Xni, translated as MNKLLIIDGLNLVRRIHAVLPDENDITSVQERVLAASKKMLLQHQPTHCIVVWDGNEPSWRKTLYSDYKKGRKPMPTALSDGLVNIKATLAEHDINSFDAQSEADDVIATIAMKMISNKGEVIIVSTDKGFSQLPTKNLTLWDHFNQHVFDVAQYEKKLGIEQYQMLDFIALAGDSGNKIPGIMGIGPKSAADLLNKFRTLANLYRSLDNLGAKQALKLAEGKEIARISYKLAQLQCDIPLNINLKQFRINPITN; from the coding sequence ATGAATAAATTACTCATTATTGATGGACTCAATCTCGTACGCCGCATTCATGCGGTGCTACCTGATGAAAACGATATTACCAGCGTTCAAGAACGTGTTTTAGCAGCATCCAAAAAAATGCTGTTACAACATCAACCGACTCATTGCATTGTCGTTTGGGATGGCAATGAGCCATCTTGGCGCAAAACGCTGTACAGTGATTACAAAAAAGGTCGTAAACCCATGCCGACGGCATTAAGTGATGGCCTGGTAAATATCAAAGCCACACTGGCTGAACACGATATCAATTCTTTCGACGCTCAATCTGAAGCCGATGATGTTATCGCCACCATCGCGATGAAAATGATCAGCAACAAGGGTGAAGTGATTATTGTGTCAACCGACAAAGGCTTTAGCCAGTTACCGACCAAAAATCTCACCTTGTGGGATCACTTTAATCAGCACGTTTTTGATGTTGCGCAATATGAAAAGAAACTGGGAATAGAGCAATACCAAATGCTCGACTTTATTGCATTAGCGGGTGACAGCGGCAATAAAATTCCCGGAATTATGGGCATAGGCCCAAAATCTGCAGCGGATTTACTCAATAAATTTAGAACGCTAGCTAATTTATATCGTTCTTTAGATAACCTTGGCGCCAAGCAAGCACTTAAATTAGCCGAAGGAAAAGAGATTGCCAGAATTAGTTATAAATTAGCGCAGTTACAATGCGATATTCCACTGAATATTAATTTGAAACAATTTAGGATCAATCCAATAACAAACTAA
- a CDS encoding DUF3192 domain-containing protein, translating into MNAKVTYIIGGIFTAYLLFVAVVIFVYEPQPEDRAWDDRQAFNLQKMSEVSFGQSLDEIRTLLGSADFVEAKTGIDGQYQVMYYRTHHIKSDGETTKEECTPLLFRDNLLIAWGQDTEDQYFAVPITHQEPQ; encoded by the coding sequence ATGAATGCAAAAGTGACGTATATCATCGGTGGAATTTTCACTGCCTATTTACTGTTTGTTGCCGTGGTGATTTTTGTTTATGAACCACAGCCAGAAGACCGAGCATGGGATGATCGCCAAGCATTCAACTTACAAAAAATGAGTGAAGTCAGCTTTGGTCAAAGCCTTGATGAGATCAGAACATTATTAGGCAGTGCAGATTTTGTCGAAGCCAAAACCGGCATTGATGGACAATATCAAGTGATGTATTACCGTACCCACCACATAAAATCAGACGGTGAAACCACTAAAGAAGAGTGCACCCCATTGTTATTTAGAGATAATCTGCTGATTGCATGGGGACAAGACACTGAAGATCAATATTTTGCCGTGCCAATAACCCATCAAGAACCACAATAG
- a CDS encoding prolyl oligopeptidase family serine peptidase, producing MKLFNLIPLAVCLSFNAHAAPQRALSLDDIMHFETLQQPVISDNGNVIAVQATPDRGNSRALIRFSDNSKQYEIANGTDVNVSADGKFVLATIEANLFERETKKKADLPHEVVLLNTQSGKQQTFENVESALFSDNGHFLVLKFKINKPESTNEKSELSESKAVESIASESKASESIISESTVTENTAKVEDDTHVEIEEADKGSDVRLINLATNQHTQLSDVTQFAFDKAGKHFVAVVNQGENQLHQLVLVALDDQKQRQLYGSRDEHIEALAISDDGQYVAVTKGAASSTRYGREHNMLLIDVEQNKQQQFAQSEAWTYNQYSSLQFSKDGQRLYVGRVPKVAQQAELADYQNTNDVFNPEIITAKKQLRIWHGDDAKIKPQEVKEYEQELKRTYLAVLHLDSNKLVQLADQVVPDVTYGEQARFLLASSDVPYQKMITWAGFYRDVYLVDVNNGNKIPVLTQQPSDAMPTLSPNAKFLAYYQQGNVFLLDIASQRRVNLTANITTPFADEDHDYPSAAPGYGFGPWLTDDSAITVYDKYDVWQFNTASNQGFMLTNGEGRKQKTQFRLVGLVKDELLPAVVSDAETVLLQGYSHLSKADGFFSAKMGVAGVKRLTESNSKLTLLARANKASTVVFSKQRYDLYPDLYIAANTSPQNAQQVTQLDKQRKPFKWGNAELVHWRDGDGVNMDGVLIKPTNYQAGKQYPTLVYFYRFMSDRLHAFPDMKLNHRPNFAWYADNGYAIFLPDIRFEIGYPGISSVKALTAGVQKLIAMGIADPDAVGIQGHSWGGYQSAYAVTQTNIFKAVVTGAPVSNMTSAYSGIRHGSGLARQFQYETGQSRMGESLFKAPQKYIENSPIFYVDRIQTPMMIMFGDKDDAVPWEQGIELYLAMRRAGKDVVFLQYEDEPHHLKKYPNKLDYTIKMKQYFDHYLKGEQAPDWLRQGEVYQEYKK from the coding sequence GTGAAATTATTCAATTTAATTCCATTGGCAGTCTGTCTGTCATTTAATGCCCATGCGGCTCCACAACGTGCACTGTCCCTTGATGACATTATGCATTTTGAAACCTTACAACAGCCGGTTATTTCTGATAATGGCAACGTGATTGCGGTACAGGCTACTCCTGATAGAGGCAATAGTCGTGCATTAATCCGTTTTAGTGATAACAGTAAACAGTATGAAATTGCCAATGGCACCGATGTGAATGTCAGTGCTGATGGCAAATTTGTGTTGGCGACCATTGAAGCGAACTTATTTGAGCGAGAAACCAAGAAGAAAGCCGATTTACCCCATGAAGTGGTCTTACTGAATACTCAAAGTGGTAAGCAACAGACGTTTGAGAATGTTGAATCTGCCCTATTTAGCGATAATGGTCATTTTTTAGTTTTAAAATTTAAAATTAACAAGCCTGAGTCTACGAATGAGAAATCTGAATTATCGGAATCTAAGGCTGTTGAATCCATTGCTTCTGAGTCTAAAGCTTCTGAATCTATTATCTCTGAATCAACGGTTACCGAAAATACTGCTAAGGTTGAAGATGATACTCATGTTGAAATTGAGGAAGCAGATAAAGGCTCTGATGTTCGGTTAATTAATCTGGCTACCAATCAACACACCCAGCTATCTGATGTGACCCAATTTGCTTTTGATAAAGCTGGGAAGCATTTTGTTGCAGTCGTTAATCAAGGTGAAAATCAATTGCACCAACTAGTGCTGGTAGCATTGGATGACCAAAAACAGCGTCAACTTTATGGTAGTCGCGATGAACATATTGAAGCATTAGCGATCAGCGATGATGGTCAATATGTTGCCGTGACGAAAGGCGCTGCGAGTTCGACACGCTATGGCCGTGAGCACAACATGTTGCTTATTGATGTAGAGCAGAATAAACAACAGCAATTTGCCCAGTCTGAAGCTTGGACATATAACCAATATTCAAGCTTACAGTTTTCAAAAGACGGCCAACGTTTGTATGTTGGTCGAGTCCCAAAAGTTGCTCAGCAAGCTGAATTAGCTGATTATCAAAATACCAATGATGTGTTTAATCCAGAGATTATCACGGCGAAAAAGCAGCTACGCATTTGGCATGGTGATGATGCCAAAATTAAGCCTCAAGAAGTCAAAGAATATGAGCAAGAATTAAAACGCACTTATTTAGCGGTTTTACACTTAGATTCAAATAAGTTAGTCCAATTAGCTGATCAAGTGGTGCCAGATGTTACTTATGGTGAGCAAGCGCGTTTTTTATTGGCCAGTTCAGATGTGCCATATCAAAAAATGATCACCTGGGCAGGTTTTTATCGTGATGTGTATTTGGTTGATGTAAACAACGGTAATAAAATTCCAGTGTTAACTCAGCAACCTAGTGATGCAATGCCGACTCTGTCACCGAATGCTAAGTTTCTAGCTTATTATCAGCAAGGTAACGTGTTTCTTTTAGACATTGCATCTCAACGTCGGGTTAATTTGACTGCTAATATTACGACACCGTTTGCTGATGAAGACCATGACTATCCCAGTGCTGCACCCGGTTACGGTTTTGGCCCTTGGCTAACTGATGATAGTGCGATAACCGTTTATGATAAATATGATGTATGGCAGTTTAATACCGCATCGAACCAAGGGTTTATGTTAACCAATGGCGAAGGGCGAAAGCAGAAAACTCAATTTAGACTGGTTGGCTTAGTGAAGGATGAATTGTTACCCGCAGTAGTGAGTGATGCTGAAACTGTGCTATTGCAAGGTTATAGTCATCTATCAAAAGCAGACGGTTTTTTCAGCGCCAAAATGGGTGTTGCTGGTGTGAAGCGCTTAACCGAAAGCAACAGTAAATTAACGTTGCTTGCCAGAGCTAATAAAGCCTCGACAGTGGTGTTTTCGAAACAGCGCTATGATTTGTATCCTGATTTATATATTGCAGCTAATACCTCACCACAGAACGCCCAACAGGTGACCCAATTGGATAAGCAGCGTAAACCCTTTAAATGGGGCAATGCGGAGCTAGTACATTGGCGAGATGGTGACGGTGTTAACATGGATGGGGTACTCATTAAGCCAACAAATTACCAAGCCGGTAAACAGTATCCAACCTTAGTGTATTTCTATCGGTTTATGAGCGATAGGCTACATGCGTTTCCTGATATGAAGCTCAATCATCGACCTAACTTTGCTTGGTATGCAGACAATGGTTATGCGATTTTCTTGCCTGATATTCGTTTCGAGATAGGTTATCCGGGGATCTCTTCAGTAAAAGCACTGACCGCAGGCGTACAAAAATTGATAGCGATGGGGATTGCCGATCCTGATGCTGTTGGTATTCAAGGGCATTCTTGGGGCGGCTATCAGAGTGCTTATGCGGTAACCCAAACCAATATCTTTAAAGCTGTTGTGACTGGAGCTCCGGTATCGAATATGACCAGTGCTTATAGTGGCATTCGCCATGGTTCAGGGCTAGCAAGACAATTTCAATATGAAACGGGCCAAAGTCGAATGGGCGAGAGTCTATTCAAGGCACCACAAAAGTATATTGAAAACTCGCCGATTTTTTATGTCGATCGCATTCAAACACCCATGATGATTATGTTTGGTGATAAAGATGATGCTGTACCATGGGAGCAGGGTATTGAGCTATATCTGGCAATGCGTCGTGCAGGCAAGGATGTGGTGTTTTTACAATATGAAGATGAGCCACATCATTTGAAAAAATATCCCAATAAACTTGATTATACCATTAAGATGAAGCAGTACTTCGATCATTACTTAAAGGGTGAGCAAGCCCCAGATTGGCTCCGCCAAGGTGAAGTTTATCAGGAGTATAAAAAGTAG